A section of the Sceloporus undulatus isolate JIND9_A2432 ecotype Alabama chromosome 3, SceUnd_v1.1, whole genome shotgun sequence genome encodes:
- the HPX gene encoding hemopexin — translation MLRILCLSWALALALAYPLGHGDSKFNHTGSNWHHMGSHPSSSDPELGQRCGEEGFDAITLDENGAMLFFQGDLVWKGFHQAAEPINASWPEIQGPIDAALRIHHLDHPDIHDNVYLFQGQRLWAYTNGKLKPNYPRQIEDEFKRVPRDLDAAVECHSKECADETLLFFKGSTILAYDLKTKQVKQRNWPAVANCSAAVRWQERYYCFQGVRFLRFDPVTGHVPPNYPRDARDYFMRCPGRGHGHEARRNATLQAILDPCSGYPFRAFSSDDAGRIYAFREGHYFRVDSARDGWHAWPLSHTWKELEGEVDAAFSWENKLYLIQGSQVSIYLAEQGYRRVEGYPRPVQEELGVSGADATFTCPHSKDLYVIQDNHLHHVDLTQSPRRPDSPILIPHDRVDSALCTNKGLFLFYGADVYHYTDVAQLCAAKAPAPTQNVTTTFLKCPMAPKSTGVHGGPKRPPH, via the exons ATGCTGAGAATCCTGTGCCTCAGCTGGGccctggctctggctctggcaTACCCCTT GGGCCACGGTGACAGCAAGTTCAACCACACAGGCAGCAATTGGCACCATATGGGCTCTCATCCTTCGTCCAGTGACCCAG AGCTTGGGCAACGCTGTGGTGAGGAGGGCTTTGATGCCATCACGCTGGATGAAAACGGGGCCATGCTCTTCTTCCAAG gggATTTGGTCTGGAAGGGGTTCCACCAGGCAGCCGAGCCCATCAATGCCTCCTGGCCAGAGATTCAGGGCCCGATTGATGCCGCCCTGAGGATTCACCACCTGGATCATCCGGACATTCATGACAACGTCTACCTCTTCCAG GGCCAACGCCTCTGGGCCTATACCAACGGCAAGCTGAAGCCCAACTACCCACGGCAGATTGAGGATGAGTTCAAACGGGTGCCCAGGGACCTGGACGCGGCTGTGGAGTGCCACTCCAAGGAGTGTGCAGATGAGACTCTCCTCTTCTTCAAGG GCTCCACCATCCTGGCCTATGACCTGAAGACCAAGCAGGTGAAGCAGCGGAACTGGCCAGCCGTGGCCAACTGCTCTGCGGCTGTCCGCTGGCAGGAGCGCTACTACTGCTTCCAGGGTGTCCGCTTCCTGCGCTTTGACCCGGTTACAGGCCATGTGCCTCCCAACTATCCACGGGATGCCAGGGACTATTTCATGCGTTGCCCTGGCAGAG GCCATGGGCATGAAGCTCGGAGAAATGCCACTCTCCAGGCCATCTTAGACCCTTGCAGTGGCTACCCCTTCCGGGCCTTCTCCTCTGATGATGCCGGGCGGATCTATGCCTTCCGAG AGGGCCACTACTTCCGTGTGGACTCTGCCCGGGATGGCTGGCATGCTTGGCCCCTCAGCCACACCTGGAAGGAGCTGGAGGGAGAGGTGGATGCGGCTTTCAGTTGGGAGAACAAGCTCTATCTGAtccag GGCTCCCAGGTGTCCATCTACCTGGCTGAGCAGGGCTACCGCCGCGTGGAGGGCTACCCTCGGCCTGTCCAGGAGGAGCTGGGAGTCTCCGGGGCTGATGCCACCTTCACGTGCCCCCACTCCAAGGACCTCTATGTCATTCAAG ATAACCATCTTCACCATGTGGACCTGACACAGAGCCCCCGTCGTCCAGACTCCCCCATCCTCATCCCCCACGATCGGGTGGACAGTGCCCTGTGCACCAATAAGGGGCTCTTCCTTTTCTATGGAGCTGATGTCTACCATTACACCGATGTTGCTCAGCTATGTGCTGCCAAGGCCCCTGCTCCAACCCAGAACGTTACCACCACCTTTCTCAAGTGTCCCATGGCCCCAAAAAGTACAGGGGTGCATGGGGGTCCGAAGCGCCCTCCTCACTGA